The following coding sequences lie in one Lelliottia jeotgali genomic window:
- a CDS encoding Cell wall endopeptidase, which translates to MQQIARSVALAFNNLPRPHRVMLGSLTVLTLAVAVWRPYVYHPHSAPIIKTIELEKSEIRSLLPDASEPIDQAAQEDEAIPQDELDDKTANEAGIHEYVVSTGDTLSSVLNQYGIEMGDISQLAASDKDLRNLKIGQQLSWTLTADGDLQRLTWEVSRRETRTYDRSGNGFKMTSEMQQGDWVNNVLKGTVGGSFVASAREAGLTSGEISSVIKAMQWQMDFRKLKKGDEFSILMSREMLDGKREQSQLMGVRLRSEGKDYYAIRAEDGKFYDRNGTGLAKGFLRFPTAKQFRISSNFNPRRLNPVTGRVAPHRGVDFAMPQGTPVLSVGDGEVVIAKRSGAAGYYVAVRHGRTYTTRYMHLRKLLVQPGQKVKRGDRIALSGNTGRSTGPHLHYEVWINQQAVNPLTAKLPRTEGLTGKDRTDYLAQVKEVMPQLRFD; encoded by the coding sequence GTGCAACAGATAGCCCGCTCTGTCGCCCTGGCATTTAATAATCTGCCCAGACCCCACCGCGTTATGCTGGGGTCCCTGACAGTTCTCACCTTAGCGGTCGCCGTCTGGCGGCCCTATGTGTACCACCCACATTCAGCCCCTATCATTAAAACCATCGAGCTGGAAAAGAGCGAAATTCGTTCCTTGCTGCCCGATGCCAGCGAGCCTATCGATCAGGCTGCTCAGGAAGACGAAGCGATTCCTCAGGATGAGCTGGATGACAAAACCGCGAACGAAGCCGGCATCCATGAATACGTTGTCTCGACGGGCGATACGTTGAGCAGCGTTCTCAATCAGTACGGTATTGAGATGGGTGATATCAGCCAGCTCGCCGCATCTGACAAAGATCTGCGTAACCTCAAAATTGGCCAGCAATTATCCTGGACGCTGACCGCCGATGGCGATTTGCAGCGTCTGACCTGGGAAGTCTCACGTCGTGAAACCCGTACATACGATCGTTCTGGAAACGGTTTCAAAATGACCAGCGAAATGCAGCAAGGCGACTGGGTCAACAATGTGTTGAAAGGCACCGTGGGTGGCAGCTTTGTGGCCAGCGCGCGCGAAGCCGGATTAACCAGCGGCGAAATCAGCTCGGTGATCAAAGCCATGCAGTGGCAGATGGATTTCCGCAAACTGAAAAAAGGCGACGAATTCTCGATTTTGATGTCCCGCGAAATGCTGGACGGCAAGCGCGAACAGAGCCAACTGATGGGTGTGCGTTTACGCTCAGAAGGCAAAGATTATTACGCTATTCGTGCTGAAGACGGTAAGTTCTATGACCGCAACGGTACGGGTCTGGCGAAAGGTTTCCTGCGTTTCCCGACGGCGAAACAGTTCCGTATCTCGTCCAACTTTAACCCGCGTCGCCTGAACCCGGTTACGGGTCGCGTAGCACCGCACCGTGGTGTTGACTTCGCGATGCCGCAGGGCACGCCAGTGCTTTCCGTGGGTGACGGCGAAGTGGTTATCGCTAAACGCAGCGGCGCGGCGGGATATTACGTGGCGGTTCGTCACGGGCGCACCTACACCACCCGCTACATGCACCTGCGTAAGCTGCTGGTTCAGCCGGGACAGAAAGTGAAACGCGGTGACCGCATTGCGCTTTCGGGCAACACCGGACGCTCCACAGGCCCGCATCTGCACTATGAAGTGTGGATTAACCAGCAGGCGGTAAATCCGTTGACGGCGAAACTGCCACGCACCGAAGGCCTGACCGGTAAAGATCGCACCGACTATCTGGCCCAGGTTAAAGAGGTTATGCCGCAACTGCGCTTCGACTAA
- a CDS encoding Zinc ABC transporter, periplasmic-binding protein ZnuA — MLHKNTLLFAALSAGLWGSAAQDVNAAVVASLKPLGFIASAIADGVTETQALLPDGASEHDYSLRPSDVKRLQNADLVVWIGPEMEAFMQKSASKVPPQKQVTIAELSGVKPLLMKGADDDDSDHDHDHAEGEKGDDHHHHGEYNMHLWLSPEIARLSAVAIHDKLVELMPQSRAKLDANLKDFEAQLAATDKQVGNELAPLKGKGYFVFHDAYGYYEKHYGLTPLGHFTVNPEIQPGAQRLHEIRTQLVEQKATCVFAEPQFRPAVVEAVARGTSVRMGTLDPLGTNIQLSKASYSQFLSQLANQYSSCLKGD, encoded by the coding sequence ATGTTACATAAAAATACGCTTCTTTTCGCAGCATTATCCGCTGGCCTTTGGGGTTCAGCAGCACAAGATGTTAACGCCGCCGTTGTCGCTTCGCTTAAACCACTGGGATTCATCGCTTCGGCCATCGCCGATGGCGTGACAGAAACGCAGGCTTTACTGCCTGACGGTGCTTCCGAGCATGATTATTCTTTGCGTCCATCCGATGTAAAACGCTTACAGAACGCGGACTTAGTGGTCTGGATTGGTCCAGAGATGGAAGCGTTCATGCAAAAATCAGCGAGTAAAGTTCCGCCGCAAAAACAGGTCACCATTGCTGAGCTTTCTGGCGTGAAACCGTTGCTCATGAAAGGGGCTGACGACGACGACAGCGATCACGACCATGATCATGCCGAGGGTGAAAAAGGTGACGACCATCACCATCACGGCGAGTACAACATGCATCTTTGGCTCTCCCCAGAGATAGCGCGGCTCTCAGCGGTTGCAATCCATGACAAATTAGTGGAACTTATGCCGCAAAGTCGAGCCAAACTAGACGCCAACCTGAAGGATTTTGAGGCACAATTAGCCGCAACCGATAAGCAGGTGGGTAACGAGCTCGCACCGCTGAAAGGTAAAGGGTATTTCGTTTTTCATGACGCCTATGGCTACTACGAAAAACACTACGGCCTGACCCCGCTGGGTCACTTCACCGTCAACCCGGAAATTCAGCCCGGTGCGCAGCGTTTACATGAAATCAGAACACAGTTGGTTGAGCAAAAAGCGACATGCGTTTTTGCTGAGCCACAGTTCAGGCCAGCGGTCGTTGAAGCCGTGGCCAGGGGAACGTCCGTGCGCATGGGAACCCTGGACCCGCTTGGAACCAATATTCAGCTGAGCAAGGCGAGTTACTCGCAGTTCCTCAGTCAATTGGCGAACCAGTATTCGAGCTGCCTGAAAGGAGATTAA
- a CDS encoding Zinc ABC transporter, ATP-binding protein ZnuC — MTTLVSLENISVSFGQRRVLSDVSLDLKPGKILTLLGPNGAGKSTLVRVVLGLVAPDAGVIKRDDKLRIGYVPQKLHLDATLPLTVGRFLRLRPGTRKDDILPALKRVQAGHLVEAPLQKLSGGETQRVLLARALLSQPQLLVLDEPTQGVDVNGQVALYDLIDQLRRELDCAVLMVSHDLHLVMAKTDEVLCLNHHICCSGTPEVVSMHPEFISMFGSRGAEQLGIYRHNHNHRHDLQGRIVLRRGNGHS, encoded by the coding sequence ATGACGACTTTAGTTTCTCTCGAAAATATCTCGGTTTCTTTTGGTCAGCGCCGCGTCCTCTCTGACGTCTCGCTGGACCTCAAACCCGGCAAAATTTTAACCTTGCTCGGCCCAAATGGCGCGGGCAAATCGACCCTGGTGCGCGTGGTTCTTGGCTTAGTAGCACCTGATGCAGGCGTCATCAAGCGCGACGATAAACTGCGCATTGGCTATGTTCCGCAAAAATTGCATCTGGATGCCACGCTGCCGTTAACGGTCGGTCGTTTTTTACGACTGCGCCCGGGCACGCGCAAAGACGATATTCTCCCTGCGCTGAAACGCGTCCAGGCCGGGCATCTGGTCGAAGCACCGCTGCAAAAACTCTCCGGCGGTGAGACCCAGCGTGTGCTGCTGGCCCGCGCGTTGCTGAGTCAGCCTCAGCTACTGGTGCTCGACGAGCCCACTCAGGGCGTGGACGTGAATGGACAGGTTGCTCTGTACGACTTAATCGATCAGCTGCGTCGTGAGCTGGATTGCGCCGTGCTGATGGTCTCTCACGACCTGCATCTGGTGATGGCGAAAACCGACGAAGTGCTGTGCCTTAATCACCATATCTGCTGCTCCGGTACGCCAGAAGTGGTGTCGATGCACCCGGAATTTATCTCCATGTTTGGCTCTCGCGGGGCTGAACAGCTCGGCATTTATCGCCACAACCATAATCATCGCCATGATTTACAGGGACGGATTGTCCTGCGTCGGGGAAATGGACACTCATGA
- a CDS encoding Zinc ABC transporter, inner membrane permease protein ZnuB, with product MIELLLPGWLAGVMLACAAGPLGSFVVWRRMSYFGDTLAHASLLGVAFGLLLDVNPFYAVIAVTLLLAAGLVWLEKRPHLAVDTLLGIMAHSALSLGLVVVSLMSNIRVDLMAYLFGDLLAVTPEDLISIAIGVVVVLGILLWQWRNLLAMTVSSDLAFVDGVKLQRVKLLLMLVTALTIGVAMKFVGALIITSLLIIPAATARRFSRTPEQMAGIAVIVGMIAVTGGLTFSAFYDTPAGPSVVLCAALMFIFSMMKKPAS from the coding sequence ATGATTGAATTGTTATTACCCGGCTGGTTAGCCGGGGTGATGCTCGCCTGCGCCGCGGGCCCGCTGGGGTCTTTTGTCGTCTGGCGCCGGATGTCTTATTTCGGCGATACGCTGGCGCACGCCTCATTACTGGGTGTGGCGTTTGGCTTATTGCTGGATGTAAATCCTTTTTACGCCGTTATCGCGGTGACACTGCTGCTCGCAGCCGGGCTGGTATGGCTTGAAAAGCGCCCTCACCTCGCGGTGGATACACTGCTGGGGATTATGGCGCATAGCGCGCTGTCGCTCGGTCTGGTGGTCGTGAGCCTGATGTCGAACATTCGCGTCGATTTAATGGCGTATCTGTTTGGCGATCTGCTGGCAGTGACGCCGGAAGATCTGATCTCTATCGCCATCGGCGTCGTTGTGGTGCTGGGAATTTTGCTGTGGCAGTGGCGTAATTTGTTGGCGATGACCGTCAGCTCAGATTTGGCTTTTGTCGATGGCGTCAAACTTCAGCGGGTGAAACTGCTGCTTATGCTGGTGACGGCACTGACAATTGGGGTAGCAATGAAGTTTGTCGGTGCGCTGATCATCACGTCGCTGCTGATTATCCCGGCAGCCACCGCGCGGCGCTTTTCGCGTACGCCGGAGCAAATGGCGGGGATTGCAGTGATTGTTGGAATGATTGCCGTTACCGGTGGATTAACCTTCTCAGCCTTTTACGACACGCCAGCCGGCCCGTCTGTGGTGCTGTGCGCTGCGCTGATGTTTATCTTCAGCATGATGAAGAAACCTGCCAGCTAA
- a CDS encoding Holliday junction DNA helicase RuvB → MIEADRLISAASSVPEDVVDRAIRPKLLEEYIGQPQVRSQMEIFIQAAKLRGDALDHLLIFGPPGLGKTTLANIVANEMGVNLRTTSGPVLEKAGDLAAMLTNLEPHDVLFIDEIHRLSPVVEEVLYPAMEDYQLDIMIGEGPAARSIKIDLPPFTLIGATTRAGSLTSPLRDRFGIVQRLEFYQVADLQYIVGRSARFMGLELSDEGAFEVAKRSRGTPRIANRLLRRVRDFAEVKHDGTISLDIASQALDMLNVDAEGFDYMDRKLLLAILDKFFGGPVGLDNLAAAIGEERETIEDVLEPYLIQQGFLQRTPRGRMATVRAWNHFGITPPEMP, encoded by the coding sequence ATGATTGAAGCAGACCGCCTGATTTCGGCAGCCAGCAGTGTTCCAGAGGATGTGGTGGATCGCGCTATCCGCCCGAAATTGCTTGAAGAGTACATTGGCCAGCCGCAGGTTCGCTCACAGATGGAAATCTTTATCCAGGCGGCGAAACTTCGCGGGGATGCACTCGATCATCTGCTGATTTTTGGCCCTCCAGGCTTAGGTAAAACCACGCTGGCGAATATCGTTGCTAACGAAATGGGCGTGAATCTGCGCACCACCTCTGGCCCGGTGCTTGAGAAAGCAGGGGATTTGGCGGCGATGCTGACCAACCTCGAGCCGCACGACGTGCTGTTTATCGATGAGATCCACCGCCTGTCTCCGGTGGTCGAAGAGGTGCTGTATCCGGCGATGGAAGATTATCAGCTGGATATCATGATTGGTGAAGGTCCGGCGGCGCGCTCAATTAAAATTGACCTGCCGCCATTTACCCTGATTGGCGCCACTACCCGTGCGGGTTCACTGACCTCGCCACTGCGCGACCGCTTCGGCATTGTGCAGCGACTTGAGTTCTATCAGGTGGCCGATCTGCAGTACATCGTTGGTCGTAGCGCGCGCTTTATGGGACTTGAGCTGAGCGATGAGGGCGCGTTTGAAGTGGCTAAACGTTCGCGAGGTACACCGCGTATCGCCAACCGTCTCCTGCGTCGTGTGCGTGACTTCGCTGAAGTGAAACACGACGGCACCATTTCGCTGGATATCGCCTCGCAGGCGCTGGACATGCTGAACGTCGATGCGGAAGGATTTGACTATATGGACCGCAAGCTGCTGCTGGCGATTCTGGATAAATTCTTTGGCGGGCCGGTCGGGCTGGACAACCTGGCGGCGGCGATTGGTGAAGAGCGGGAAACCATCGAGGACGTGCTGGAGCCGTATCTGATTCAGCAGGGCTTTTTACAGCGCACGCCGCGTGGACGAATGGCAACGGTACGCGCGTGGAATCACTTCGGGATTACGCCACCGGAAATGCCGTAG
- a CDS encoding Holliday junction DNA helicase RuvA, translating into MIGRLRGIIIEKQPPLVLLEAGGVGYEVHMPMTCFYELPDSGKEAIVFTQFVVREDAQLLYGFNNKQERMLFRELIKTNGVGPKLALAILSGMSAQQFVNAVEREDPAALIKLPGIGKKTAERLIVEMKDRFKGLHGDLFTPASDLVLTSPNGPTDDDAEQEAVAALVALGYKPQEASRMVSKIAKPDASSETLIREALRAAL; encoded by the coding sequence GTGATTGGCAGACTCAGAGGCATCATCATTGAAAAACAACCCCCGTTAGTTCTGCTGGAAGCGGGAGGCGTGGGCTATGAAGTCCATATGCCGATGACCTGTTTCTATGAACTCCCGGACTCAGGGAAAGAGGCGATTGTCTTCACCCAGTTCGTGGTGCGTGAAGATGCGCAGCTCTTGTACGGCTTTAATAATAAGCAGGAACGTATGCTGTTCCGCGAACTGATTAAAACTAACGGCGTCGGTCCTAAGCTGGCGCTGGCCATTTTGTCCGGTATGTCGGCCCAGCAGTTTGTGAATGCCGTTGAGCGTGAAGATCCCGCTGCGCTGATCAAGCTGCCGGGCATTGGCAAAAAAACCGCCGAGCGCCTGATTGTCGAAATGAAGGATCGCTTCAAAGGTCTGCACGGCGACCTGTTTACGCCAGCGTCCGATCTGGTGCTGACTTCACCGAACGGCCCAACGGACGACGACGCAGAGCAAGAAGCAGTGGCTGCGCTGGTGGCGCTGGGCTATAAACCACAGGAAGCCAGCCGGATGGTGAGCAAAATCGCCAAACCGGATGCCAGCAGTGAAACCCTGATTCGTGAAGCGCTCCGCGCGGCATTGTGA
- a CDS encoding Crossover junction endodeoxyribonuclease RuvC, producing the protein MSIILGIDPGSRITGYGVIRQVGRQLTYLGSGCIRTKVDDLPSRLKLIYAGVSEIITQFQPDFFAIEQVFMAKNADSALKLGQARGVAIVAAVNQDLPVFEYAARQVKQTVVGNGAAEKTQVQHMVRTLLKLPANPQADAADALAIAITHCHVSQNAMQMSDSRLNLARGRLR; encoded by the coding sequence ATGTCGATTATTCTCGGGATTGACCCCGGCTCACGCATCACCGGTTATGGCGTTATCCGCCAGGTCGGTCGTCAACTGACGTATCTGGGCAGTGGCTGTATTCGTACTAAAGTGGATGATTTACCGTCGCGTCTTAAGCTCATTTACGCGGGCGTGTCGGAAATCATCACCCAGTTTCAGCCGGACTTTTTTGCCATCGAGCAGGTGTTTATGGCGAAAAATGCCGACTCGGCGTTGAAACTGGGTCAGGCGCGCGGCGTGGCGATTGTGGCTGCAGTCAACCAGGATTTACCGGTGTTCGAATATGCGGCGCGGCAGGTCAAACAGACGGTCGTCGGCAATGGCGCGGCAGAGAAAACGCAGGTACAGCACATGGTGCGAACCTTGCTAAAGCTCCCGGCTAATCCGCAGGCGGATGCCGCCGATGCGCTGGCGATTGCGATAACCCACTGTCATGTGAGCCAGAACGCCATGCAAATGAGCGATTCGCGGCTCAATCTGGCGCGGGGTCGGTTACGATAA
- a CDS encoding YebC, with translation MAGHSKWANTKHRKAAQDAKRGKIFTKIIRELVTAARLGGGDAGSNPRLRAAIDKALSNNMTRDTLNRAIARGVGGDDDANMETIIYEGYGPGGTAVMVECLSDNRNRTVAEVRHAFTKTGGNLGTDGSVAYLFSKKGVISFEKGDEDAIMEAALEAGAEDVVTFDDGAIDVYTAWEEMGAVRDALEAAGLKADNAEVSMIPSTKADMDAETAPKLLRLIDMLEDCDDVQEVYHNGEISDEVAATL, from the coding sequence ATGGCAGGTCATAGTAAGTGGGCCAACACCAAACACCGTAAAGCGGCACAGGATGCCAAACGCGGTAAGATCTTTACTAAAATCATTCGCGAGCTGGTGACGGCAGCCCGTTTGGGCGGCGGCGATGCGGGTTCTAACCCACGTCTGCGCGCAGCGATTGATAAAGCACTGTCTAACAACATGACGCGTGACACCCTGAACCGTGCCATCGCACGTGGCGTGGGCGGCGATGACGACGCGAACATGGAAACCATCATTTATGAAGGTTACGGCCCTGGCGGTACAGCGGTCATGGTTGAGTGTCTGTCTGACAACCGTAACCGTACCGTTGCCGAAGTGCGTCATGCGTTTACCAAAACCGGTGGCAACCTGGGCACCGACGGTTCCGTGGCTTACCTGTTCAGCAAAAAAGGCGTGATTTCCTTCGAGAAAGGCGACGAAGACGCGATCATGGAAGCGGCGCTGGAAGCGGGTGCTGAAGACGTTGTGACCTTCGACGACGGTGCGATTGACGTCTACACCGCCTGGGAAGAGATGGGCGCAGTGCGTGATGCGCTGGAAGCGGCAGGTCTGAAAGCGGACAACGCTGAAGTGTCGATGATCCCATCGACCAAAGCAGACATGGATGCGGAAACCGCGCCAAAACTGCTGCGTCTGATCGATATGCTGGAAGACTGCGACGACGTGCAGGAAGTTTATCATAACGGCGAGATCTCTGATGAGGTCGCCGCGACCCTGTGA
- a CDS encoding dihydroneopterin triphosphate pyrophosphatase, translated as MLQRRDDPDFWQSVTGSLEEGETALQAAAREVNEEVTINVAQEQLTLKDCQRTVEFEIFSHLRHRYAPGIERNTESWFCLALPHERQIVFTEHLTYRWVDAAVAATLTKSWSNRQAIEEFVINVN; from the coding sequence ATGTTACAGCGACGCGACGATCCCGATTTCTGGCAGTCGGTTACCGGCAGCCTGGAAGAGGGTGAAACCGCGTTGCAGGCCGCCGCGCGTGAAGTAAATGAAGAGGTCACCATTAATGTTGCTCAGGAGCAACTGACCCTGAAGGACTGTCAGCGCACGGTGGAGTTTGAAATTTTTAGCCATTTACGTCATCGCTATGCGCCGGGAATTGAGCGCAATACGGAATCGTGGTTCTGTCTTGCGCTTCCCCATGAACGGCAGATCGTGTTTACGGAACATCTGACCTACCGCTGGGTTGATGCAGCCGTTGCCGCTACCTTGACCAAGTCATGGAGCAACCGGCAGGCGATTGAAGAATTTGTAATTAACGTTAACTAG